A genome region from Kaistia algarum includes the following:
- a CDS encoding ABC transporter ATP-binding protein, with the protein MLMSINNLDARVKRLPVLKGVSLEVEEGRITVIVGANGSGKSTLLRTIVGLNPASGGSILFNGEEISNRPAYEIAARGISLVPEGRRLFSEMTVAENLEMGAYLCRNDKAKVRANLDRVYELFPVLKEHRGRKAKTFSGGQQQMITLGRGLMSSPKLLMIDELSLGLAPKVISEILEKIVVLNRQGMSIYLVEQNVKQALRIADYGYVLDNGRIAMQGAASDLLNDENVQKTYLGL; encoded by the coding sequence ATGTTGATGAGCATCAACAATTTAGACGCCCGGGTTAAGCGCCTCCCGGTTTTGAAGGGGGTCAGCCTGGAGGTCGAGGAAGGCCGGATCACCGTCATTGTCGGGGCGAACGGATCCGGAAAATCGACATTGCTGCGAACCATCGTGGGGCTCAATCCGGCGAGCGGCGGCAGCATTCTCTTCAATGGCGAGGAGATCAGCAACCGCCCCGCCTATGAGATCGCGGCGCGCGGCATCTCGCTGGTTCCGGAAGGGCGGCGACTGTTCTCGGAGATGACGGTCGCCGAGAATCTTGAGATGGGCGCCTATCTCTGCCGGAACGACAAGGCCAAGGTCAGGGCCAATCTCGACCGCGTCTATGAGCTCTTTCCGGTCCTGAAGGAACATCGCGGCCGCAAGGCCAAGACGTTCAGCGGCGGCCAGCAACAGATGATTACCCTCGGGCGCGGCCTTATGAGCAGCCCGAAATTGTTGATGATCGACGAATTGTCGCTCGGCCTGGCGCCCAAGGTGATCAGCGAGATCCTGGAGAAGATCGTTGTTCTGAATAGACAGGGCATGAGCATCTATCTTGTCGAGCAGAACGTGAAGCAAGCGCTACGGATCGCTGACTATGGCTATGTCCTGGACAACGGCCGGATCGCGATGCAGGGCGCCGCGAGCGATCTTCTCAACGACGAAAACGTCCAGAAAACCTATCTCGGGCTCTAG
- a CDS encoding ABC transporter ATP-binding protein: MTVKMAKAQPMLEVVGLGKTFGGLAANTDISFSVAQGSVSGLIGPNGAGKSTLFKTILGIHRPDTGRILLGGQDITKASQQSRCRSGLCCTFQISESFTEMDVRESAMVAAYSRTSRRSEAKVLADGILRELGLAARADRRNSELNAFERKKAELATALATGPKLLLLDELFAGCSLGEISELIDILGRLNQRDGITLIIVEHVLHVIMSMSDQVIVLESGRIIETGTPEQVSTSPAVLKAYLGEDYNVDEHQQFRRPG; this comes from the coding sequence GTGACGGTCAAGATGGCGAAAGCCCAGCCCATGCTCGAAGTCGTCGGGCTCGGCAAGACATTCGGCGGCCTCGCGGCCAATACCGACATATCGTTCAGCGTGGCCCAGGGCAGTGTTTCCGGTCTCATCGGGCCGAACGGCGCTGGCAAGTCCACCCTGTTCAAGACGATCCTCGGTATTCACCGGCCGGATACCGGCCGGATCCTGCTGGGCGGCCAGGACATCACGAAGGCGAGCCAGCAGAGCCGATGCCGTAGCGGCCTTTGCTGCACATTTCAGATCTCCGAGAGTTTCACGGAGATGGACGTCCGCGAATCCGCGATGGTCGCCGCCTACAGCCGGACTTCGCGGCGAAGCGAGGCGAAGGTCCTGGCCGATGGAATCTTGCGAGAACTGGGCCTCGCGGCCCGCGCTGATCGCCGCAACTCGGAACTCAATGCCTTTGAACGCAAGAAGGCGGAACTCGCCACGGCGCTTGCGACAGGGCCGAAGCTGCTGCTGCTCGACGAGCTCTTTGCTGGCTGCTCGCTCGGCGAGATCTCGGAACTGATCGACATTCTCGGCCGGCTGAACCAGCGGGACGGCATCACGCTGATCATCGTGGAGCATGTCCTGCACGTGATCATGAGCATGAGCGATCAGGTCATCGTGCTGGAAAGCGGACGCATCATCGAAACCGGAACGCCCGAGCAGGTCTCGACGTCCCCCGCCGTGCTGAAGGCGTATCTCGGAGAAGACTACAATGTTGATGAGCATCAACAATTTAGACGCCCGGGTTAA
- a CDS encoding branched-chain amino acid ABC transporter permease: MHRNLARPIGIVLIVGLIGGLLTLPLFPSPSTTYLMGLILQVMLFVYLAQAWNLAGGLAGLFSLGHSAYFGIGAYAYAIGVAKYGLNPVACFAIGLFLSAILAILTGLISTRLSGMFFAMVTLGLNEILLNLASQLTWLTKGDAGTYLRKQFTISFTTAYWVFFGLCIAAFVLMAFVRYSKLGTLCVAIKENEGFSRAIGVNTGLWKIVILLISAAMVSIGGGFFAMYQGIVAPTMVFSFSISIKMLIVTMIGGMGTVFGPLAGAVLIVFDELVRAWLGSSFGGISLIAYGTILVVCVLFLPKGIMERLRPASREASS; this comes from the coding sequence ATGCATCGCAACCTGGCGAGGCCCATCGGAATTGTGCTCATTGTCGGCCTGATCGGCGGACTGCTGACGCTGCCGCTGTTCCCGTCGCCGTCGACCACGTACCTCATGGGCCTGATCCTGCAGGTCATGCTGTTCGTCTATCTGGCGCAGGCCTGGAACCTCGCCGGCGGCCTCGCCGGGCTCTTCAGCCTCGGTCACAGCGCCTATTTCGGCATCGGCGCCTACGCCTATGCGATCGGCGTCGCCAAATACGGTTTGAACCCGGTTGCCTGCTTTGCGATCGGCCTCTTTCTCAGCGCGATCCTTGCCATTTTGACCGGGCTGATCAGCACGCGCCTGTCGGGCATGTTCTTCGCGATGGTGACGCTGGGGCTGAATGAAATCCTGCTGAACCTTGCGTCCCAACTGACCTGGCTGACCAAGGGCGACGCCGGCACCTATCTGCGGAAGCAGTTCACGATCAGCTTCACGACGGCCTATTGGGTCTTCTTCGGCCTCTGCATCGCAGCCTTCGTCCTGATGGCGTTCGTCCGCTATTCGAAGCTCGGAACGCTCTGCGTCGCGATCAAGGAAAATGAAGGCTTTTCGCGCGCCATCGGCGTGAATACGGGCCTGTGGAAGATTGTCATTCTGCTGATCAGCGCTGCGATGGTGTCGATCGGAGGCGGGTTCTTCGCGATGTACCAGGGCATCGTCGCGCCGACGATGGTCTTCTCCTTCTCGATATCGATCAAGATGCTCATCGTCACGATGATCGGCGGCATGGGCACGGTCTTCGGACCGCTGGCCGGCGCGGTTCTGATCGTGTTCGACGAACTGGTCCGCGCCTGGCTCGGAAGTTCGTTCGGCGGCATTTCGCTCATCGCCTACGGCACCATTCTCGTGGTGTGCGTCTTGTTCCTGCCGAAGGGGATCATGGAGCGGCTGCGTCCCGCTAGCAGGGAGGCATCGTCGTGA
- a CDS encoding branched-chain amino acid ABC transporter permease — MTPQIILTLLLNGLFTGAIYGLFASGLTFQLGSLSIANFGYGSWLILAMYTTFFALKIWNIPLVFVVLILPILYFAVGYVIRNRLLAGGSLNVQILCTIGIAMIVDGLIILFYSPALRTLGIIEPLIEIAPGIRIGAIRLTVFILAAVLLILFQLFLQRSHLGKVIRAVVLEKETAMLMGINSERIIGIAFGISFVLIAISGIMLIHLFPVTTSAGSTYQLMSFLIATIAGLGNMRGAFYAGLAIGVLNAFLLYFAASYVTVVIFSLFVVVLILRSGRTAGMRHI; from the coding sequence ATGACGCCACAGATCATCCTAACGCTGCTGCTGAACGGCCTGTTCACCGGCGCCATTTACGGCCTGTTCGCGAGCGGCCTGACCTTCCAGCTGGGCTCGCTGTCTATCGCCAATTTCGGCTATGGCAGCTGGCTGATCCTGGCGATGTACACGACATTCTTCGCGCTCAAGATCTGGAACATCCCTCTTGTGTTTGTCGTGCTCATTCTGCCGATCCTCTACTTCGCGGTCGGCTATGTCATCCGCAACAGGCTGCTGGCCGGCGGGTCGCTGAACGTCCAGATCCTGTGCACGATCGGCATCGCCATGATCGTCGACGGTCTGATCATCCTGTTCTATTCGCCTGCACTTCGCACGCTCGGCATCATCGAACCGCTGATCGAGATCGCGCCGGGCATCCGGATCGGCGCCATCCGCCTCACCGTCTTCATTCTTGCCGCCGTGCTGCTCATCCTCTTCCAGCTCTTCCTGCAGCGATCGCACCTTGGAAAGGTCATTCGCGCCGTCGTGCTCGAGAAGGAGACGGCGATGCTGATGGGTATCAATTCCGAGCGCATCATTGGCATCGCCTTCGGCATCAGCTTCGTGCTCATCGCTATCTCGGGGATCATGCTGATCCATCTCTTCCCGGTCACGACCTCGGCCGGCTCGACCTATCAGCTGATGAGCTTTCTCATCGCGACGATCGCCGGGCTCGGGAACATGCGCGGCGCCTTCTATGCCGGCCTCGCCATCGGCGTCCTGAACGCTTTCCTGCTCTACTTCGCCGCCTCCTACGTCACGGTCGTGATTTTCAGCCTCTTCGTCGTCGTCCTGATCCTGCGTTCGGGCAGGACGGCCGGCATGCGACATATCTGA
- a CDS encoding ABC transporter substrate-binding protein, with protein sequence MKNWIRSVALATALAALAGPALADDDTFKVGMVTYLTGDWGYPGTSTKRSFEIAAEMKGTVLGKKIEPVIVDAQNPNNQVAEAQRLMAQGIKYYIQGYNLVPVPLARYVVDNGGLMADGTSWFPDLTEEGGYPNYFMFMPSWKDFSKTLVDYSLKFGKDNLGKDPKDLKIALIGNPIMSYVGDEAARILEEKGIPAAIHETYGNDIADFTPLITKMKEAGIDIVIPYQLGADAELYRRQAAGLQETPPILLAAGVGYDQPEFANMGDAALGSMSLSYTVPEMKEASAPGLKEFKERYKAKYGELPVTHGLQTFATAMAFFEMVEKAGSFDIDKVRQTMETIEIPRGQLPNYWGVKFDEKHNNTLANPLIIGQWIPGADGKPVYKVVYPAELAVADPIIPYFKKH encoded by the coding sequence ATGAAGAACTGGATACGATCCGTCGCGCTCGCGACAGCGCTGGCGGCGCTGGCCGGGCCAGCCCTGGCCGATGACGACACCTTCAAGGTGGGCATGGTGACCTATTTGACGGGCGACTGGGGCTATCCCGGCACGTCGACCAAGCGTTCGTTCGAGATCGCGGCCGAGATGAAGGGCACCGTTCTCGGCAAGAAGATCGAGCCGGTCATCGTCGACGCGCAGAACCCGAACAACCAGGTCGCGGAAGCCCAGCGGCTGATGGCCCAGGGCATCAAATACTACATTCAAGGCTACAATCTCGTTCCCGTGCCGCTCGCGCGCTATGTCGTCGACAATGGCGGCCTGATGGCGGACGGAACGAGCTGGTTCCCCGACCTCACCGAGGAAGGCGGCTATCCGAACTACTTCATGTTCATGCCGTCCTGGAAGGACTTCTCCAAGACGCTCGTCGATTACTCGTTGAAATTCGGCAAGGATAATCTCGGCAAGGATCCGAAGGATCTGAAGATCGCCCTGATCGGCAATCCGATCATGAGCTATGTCGGCGACGAAGCAGCCCGGATCCTGGAAGAGAAGGGTATTCCTGCGGCCATCCACGAGACCTATGGCAACGACATTGCCGATTTCACGCCCCTCATCACCAAGATGAAGGAAGCCGGGATCGACATCGTCATTCCCTACCAGCTCGGTGCCGATGCGGAGCTGTATCGCCGCCAGGCCGCCGGCCTCCAGGAAACCCCGCCGATCCTGCTGGCCGCGGGCGTTGGATATGACCAGCCCGAATTCGCCAATATGGGCGACGCCGCGCTCGGTTCCATGTCGCTCTCCTATACGGTTCCGGAGATGAAGGAGGCGTCCGCGCCGGGTCTCAAGGAGTTCAAGGAGCGCTACAAGGCGAAATACGGCGAGCTGCCGGTCACGCATGGCCTGCAGACCTTCGCGACGGCCATGGCCTTCTTCGAAATGGTCGAAAAGGCCGGATCCTTCGACATCGACAAGGTCCGCCAGACCATGGAGACCATCGAGATCCCCCGCGGCCAGCTGCCGAACTACTGGGGCGTCAAGTTCGACGAGAAGCACAACAACACGCTGGCCAACCCGCTGATCATCGGCCAGTGGATTCCCGGTGCCGATGGCAAGCCCGTCTACAAGGTCGTCTATCCGGCCGAGCTGGCCGTCGCCGACCCCATCATCCCCTACTTCAAGAAGCACTGA
- a CDS encoding xylulokinase: MFLGIDLGAGSLKATIINRDGALLAEASAPVETLRPRPGWAEQRPSDWLRAMSAALFTLGEWTDLHELDGIAFTGGTHSCVLLDAHGEPVRPTILWSDQRAGTEAAALNERMQERLIAIAYNKAAPTWSIAPLHWLVKNDPNAVRRTAQVLFVKDYLRHQLTGDFLTDRIDAQGTLMLDGADFTWSDELCDAIGWNRATLPEIRNPTDKAGVVNSAAAGRFGLRAGTAVYVGTCDTAAEVWAAGAVDVGSAVIKLATAGVVSVMVDRPYLQTDIAYKSFVVPQSGYVLAAINSCASAHKWLRGIIAGRGAASASFDELDLEAGATAPGADGLLFHPYLQGERAPYWDPALRADFLGLTMSHERGHLVRAFYEGVAFALRDAASRFRAAGLAIGSASLVGGGAVSEVWAQIIADVFAIEVRRPVHGDASYAAALLAAVGAGAFADETDAVRRAVVFGPAIRPREDVAAAYDRLFGRYQRSKQLLTALNHEISADA; encoded by the coding sequence ATGTTCCTTGGAATCGATCTCGGCGCCGGCAGCCTCAAGGCAACGATCATCAACCGCGACGGCGCGCTGCTGGCGGAGGCGTCGGCTCCGGTCGAGACGCTGCGGCCTCGGCCGGGCTGGGCCGAGCAGCGGCCGTCGGATTGGCTGCGCGCCATGTCGGCCGCCCTGTTCACCCTGGGTGAGTGGACAGACCTGCACGAGCTTGACGGCATCGCCTTTACCGGTGGAACGCATAGCTGCGTCCTGCTCGACGCCCATGGCGAGCCTGTTCGCCCCACCATTCTCTGGAGCGATCAGCGGGCCGGTACGGAAGCGGCGGCGCTCAACGAGCGCATGCAGGAGCGGCTAATCGCGATTGCCTACAACAAGGCGGCGCCGACCTGGTCGATCGCGCCGCTGCACTGGCTGGTCAAGAACGACCCCAACGCGGTGCGGCGGACGGCGCAGGTCCTGTTCGTGAAGGACTATCTGCGTCACCAGCTCACGGGCGATTTCCTCACCGACCGCATCGATGCGCAGGGTACGCTGATGCTCGATGGCGCGGATTTCACCTGGTCCGACGAGCTCTGCGATGCCATCGGCTGGAACCGCGCCACCTTGCCCGAGATCCGCAACCCCACCGACAAGGCGGGTGTGGTCAATTCGGCTGCTGCCGGGCGTTTCGGCCTTCGAGCCGGCACCGCGGTCTATGTCGGCACCTGCGACACGGCCGCTGAAGTGTGGGCTGCCGGTGCCGTCGATGTTGGCAGCGCGGTCATCAAGCTGGCGACCGCCGGCGTCGTCAGCGTCATGGTCGATCGGCCCTATCTGCAGACGGACATCGCTTATAAGAGCTTCGTCGTCCCGCAGAGCGGCTATGTGCTGGCCGCCATCAATTCCTGCGCATCCGCCCATAAATGGCTGCGGGGCATCATCGCCGGTCGCGGCGCCGCTTCGGCTTCCTTCGATGAGCTCGATCTCGAGGCGGGCGCAACCGCCCCGGGGGCCGACGGGCTTCTGTTTCATCCCTATTTGCAGGGCGAACGGGCGCCCTACTGGGACCCCGCGCTCCGCGCGGATTTCCTAGGTTTGACGATGTCGCACGAGCGCGGCCATCTCGTGCGCGCCTTCTATGAGGGCGTCGCCTTTGCGCTGCGCGACGCGGCGAGCCGCTTCCGCGCAGCGGGCCTGGCGATCGGCAGCGCGAGCCTCGTCGGCGGCGGCGCGGTCAGCGAGGTCTGGGCGCAGATCATTGCCGACGTCTTCGCTATTGAGGTGCGACGCCCGGTGCATGGCGATGCGTCCTATGCCGCCGCCCTGCTGGCGGCCGTCGGAGCAGGGGCGTTCGCCGATGAGACTGACGCCGTCCGCCGCGCCGTTGTCTTCGGTCCGGCGATCCGGCCCCGCGAGGACGTGGCCGCCGCCTACGACCGGCTCTTCGGCCGGTATCAGAGATCCAAGCAACTGCTGACCGCGCTCAACCACGAGATCAGTGCCGACGCCTGA
- a CDS encoding LacI family DNA-binding transcriptional regulator has protein sequence MGPKVTLGVLAERTGFDKSTISRALRNDPTLSIRAENLALIKRTAEELGYRPDPAGRSLKASRSYALGAVVPSLQNQIHAQIVEGAQSACLAAGYSLLVVNAEPGRPQRELYRQLVEKHRVEGLLVLTLQNEAVELPELTALGVPVVMVNRRSEGFGNFVVVAERAGGELATSYLIDIGHRRIAHLSGEIGRFNAGERFQGYRDALEKSGIVYDPDLVEPAGYSFEQGAAAMERLLDRCQGRFTAVFVVTLLAAAGAISVLRKRGVAVPGDVSVMAFHDGLLARAISPTLTTIAYPLVDMGEAAAKGMIDILEKRRTAITTTFAEGRVVERESTAPIRL, from the coding sequence GTGGGGCCGAAGGTGACGCTGGGGGTTCTTGCGGAGCGGACCGGCTTCGACAAATCGACGATCTCGCGCGCCTTGCGGAACGATCCGACGCTCTCGATCCGGGCGGAGAACCTCGCCCTTATCAAGCGGACCGCCGAGGAGCTCGGCTATCGACCGGATCCGGCCGGACGAAGCCTCAAGGCATCGCGCAGCTATGCGCTGGGCGCCGTCGTTCCCTCCCTGCAAAACCAGATACACGCCCAGATCGTCGAGGGCGCCCAGAGCGCCTGCCTTGCTGCCGGCTATTCCCTGCTGGTCGTGAATGCGGAGCCAGGTCGCCCGCAGCGCGAACTCTATCGCCAGCTGGTCGAGAAGCACCGCGTCGAAGGGCTTCTTGTGCTGACCTTGCAGAACGAAGCGGTCGAGCTGCCGGAACTGACCGCGCTTGGCGTGCCGGTGGTCATGGTGAACCGGCGTTCGGAGGGTTTCGGCAACTTCGTCGTGGTGGCGGAGCGGGCCGGCGGCGAACTTGCGACAAGCTACCTGATCGATATCGGTCATCGACGCATCGCGCATCTCAGCGGTGAGATCGGACGCTTCAACGCCGGCGAGCGTTTTCAGGGCTATCGCGATGCGCTGGAGAAGTCTGGGATCGTCTATGATCCCGACCTTGTCGAGCCCGCCGGCTATTCCTTCGAGCAGGGTGCCGCAGCCATGGAGCGCCTGCTCGACCGCTGCCAGGGGAGATTTACCGCGGTCTTCGTCGTCACGCTGCTGGCGGCGGCAGGCGCGATCAGCGTCCTTCGCAAGCGCGGTGTAGCCGTCCCAGGCGACGTGTCGGTCATGGCATTTCATGACGGTCTGCTGGCACGCGCCATTTCGCCGACGCTGACGACGATCGCCTATCCGCTCGTCGACATGGGGGAGGCGGCTGCCAAAGGTATGATCGATATTCTCGAAAAGCGCCGTACCGCCATCACGACGACCTTCGCCGAGGGGCGGGTCGTCGAGCGCGAGAGCACCGCCCCAATCCGCTTGTGA
- the dld gene encoding D-lactate dehydrogenase, with the protein MMDDPLVGRLRAIVGKSNVLTGDRRTGRYRKGYRYGEGPAFAVVRPGSLLEQWRVFVACVEADCIVIVQAANTGLNGGSTPSGQYDRRVVIINTMRIDRIDLLGGGEQVLCLAGATLHQLERKIRPLGREPHSVIGSTTIGASVVGGVCNNSGGALIRRGPAFTQLALFAGVDEDGRPHLVNHLGIALGVGAEEILTRLDRGAYEEADILRDGTALASDPDYGHLIRDIDAPSPARYNNDPRLLFEASGCAGKLCVFAVRLDTFPSSGPSRVFYIGSNDYAELTQIRRDILGGFDHLPVAGEYLHRDAYELAAEYGKDLFLLIKYAGTSRIPLAFSLKSRFDTLTSRLGLGDNLSDRLLQVLTRSLPEHLPARMNDFAGRFEHHLLLRVDGGGIEETQAYLAGVFPSGTGDYFECDEREAADAFRHRYAVGGGSVRYRAVHRDTVENIVALDLALPRNTLDWRENLPDGVKSAIVQKIPCGHFFCQVFHYDYAVRKGVDWLDIEHRIIAHAASRHIEFPSEHNVGHLYKAGPNLAGFYQSLDPTNTMNPGIGLTSRHKDWA; encoded by the coding sequence ATGATGGATGATCCTCTGGTCGGCCGCCTGCGTGCCATCGTCGGCAAGTCAAACGTTCTGACCGGCGATCGAAGGACCGGACGTTACCGGAAAGGGTACCGCTACGGTGAGGGACCGGCGTTCGCCGTCGTTCGGCCGGGCAGCCTGCTCGAACAATGGCGGGTCTTCGTCGCCTGCGTCGAAGCGGACTGCATCGTCATCGTCCAGGCTGCCAACACTGGGCTCAATGGCGGCTCGACACCATCGGGCCAATATGATCGCAGGGTGGTCATCATCAACACGATGCGCATCGACCGCATCGATCTCCTCGGCGGCGGGGAACAGGTTCTCTGTCTTGCCGGCGCGACGCTGCATCAGCTTGAGCGCAAGATTCGCCCGCTCGGTCGAGAGCCGCATTCCGTGATCGGCTCGACGACCATCGGTGCCTCGGTCGTCGGCGGGGTCTGCAACAATTCAGGCGGCGCGCTCATCCGGCGTGGTCCTGCCTTCACGCAGTTGGCCCTGTTCGCAGGGGTCGACGAGGACGGGCGGCCCCACCTCGTCAATCATCTCGGCATCGCGCTCGGCGTCGGGGCGGAAGAGATCCTCACGCGCCTGGATCGCGGCGCTTATGAGGAGGCCGATATCCTGCGGGACGGCACGGCTCTGGCTTCCGACCCCGACTATGGCCACCTGATCCGCGATATCGATGCCCCATCTCCGGCGCGATACAATAATGATCCACGACTATTGTTCGAAGCATCCGGCTGTGCCGGAAAGCTCTGCGTCTTCGCGGTCCGATTGGACACTTTTCCGAGTTCCGGTCCGTCAAGAGTGTTCTACATCGGCTCAAATGACTACGCCGAGTTGACCCAGATTCGACGCGATATTCTCGGCGGATTCGATCATCTTCCTGTCGCTGGAGAGTACTTGCACCGTGATGCCTATGAGCTGGCTGCCGAATATGGCAAGGACCTCTTCCTGCTTATCAAATACGCCGGGACCAGCCGGATTCCGCTCGCCTTCTCCCTCAAGAGCCGCTTCGACACCCTGACCAGCCGGCTGGGCCTGGGCGATAATCTCTCCGATCGCTTGTTGCAGGTCCTGACCCGATCGCTGCCCGAGCATCTTCCTGCGCGAATGAACGATTTCGCCGGCCGGTTCGAACACCATCTCCTGCTCCGGGTCGATGGCGGGGGCATTGAAGAGACGCAAGCCTATCTTGCGGGCGTATTTCCTTCGGGGACCGGCGACTACTTTGAGTGCGACGAGCGGGAGGCCGCCGATGCCTTCCGCCACCGTTACGCCGTGGGCGGCGGCTCGGTACGCTATCGCGCGGTGCATCGCGACACGGTGGAGAATATCGTCGCCCTGGACCTGGCGCTGCCACGCAACACGCTCGACTGGCGCGAGAATCTGCCGGACGGTGTGAAATCGGCGATCGTGCAGAAGATCCCCTGCGGGCACTTCTTCTGCCAAGTCTTCCACTACGACTATGCCGTAAGGAAGGGTGTCGACTGGCTGGACATCGAGCACCGGATCATCGCCCACGCGGCCAGCCGCCACATCGAGTTCCCTTCGGAACACAATGTCGGTCATCTCTACAAGGCGGGACCGAACCTGGCCGGCTTTTATCAGTCGCTGGACCCAACGAATACGATGAATCCGGGCATAGGACTCACCTCACGTCACAAGGACTGGGCCTAA
- a CDS encoding amidohydrolase family protein, protein MIIVDPHHHLWDLGLHYYPWLVDEPVQAVFGPYEAIRRNYRIADLRAESSRYELIKSVHIQTDFEPGNPVGETAWLQSVADDPASGGMPNGIVAYCNLADPDAQAILEGHAQYPNLRGIRHILNHHPDPVLTFTDRDFLRDSAWLDNFALLQRFDLSFDLQLYEPQMADAARLANRYPSTQIILNHTGMPHDRTVEGIEAWRKGMRQLAACDNVVCKISGLGMLDHRWTIESIRPFVLDALTIFGSDRSMFASNFPVDRLFSSYDLIWDAFDALTEDLSEDERNRLFVGNAERFYRI, encoded by the coding sequence TTGATCATCGTCGACCCGCACCATCATCTTTGGGACCTCGGGCTCCACTACTATCCGTGGCTGGTCGACGAGCCGGTTCAGGCGGTGTTCGGACCCTATGAGGCGATCCGCCGGAACTACCGGATCGCCGACTTGCGCGCGGAAAGCAGCCGGTACGAGTTGATAAAGTCGGTGCATATCCAGACCGACTTCGAACCTGGCAACCCGGTGGGGGAAACGGCATGGCTGCAATCGGTCGCCGACGACCCGGCATCCGGCGGGATGCCGAACGGTATCGTCGCTTATTGCAACCTCGCAGATCCGGACGCGCAGGCAATCCTCGAAGGCCATGCCCAATATCCCAATCTGCGAGGAATCCGGCACATCCTCAACCACCATCCCGATCCGGTCCTGACATTCACCGACCGCGACTTCCTCAGGGATTCGGCCTGGCTGGACAATTTCGCCCTGCTGCAGCGATTCGACCTCTCCTTCGACCTGCAGCTTTATGAACCTCAGATGGCGGATGCGGCGAGGCTGGCGAACCGCTACCCCTCGACGCAGATCATCCTGAACCACACGGGAATGCCGCATGACCGCACCGTGGAGGGGATAGAGGCCTGGCGTAAGGGGATGCGCCAGCTGGCCGCCTGCGACAATGTCGTTTGCAAGATCAGTGGGCTCGGCATGCTCGACCATCGCTGGACGATCGAGAGCATTCGTCCTTTCGTACTGGATGCCCTAACTATATTCGGATCCGATCGTTCGATGTTTGCAAGCAATTTCCCCGTCGATCGGTTGTTTTCCAGCTATGATTTAATTTGGGATGCGTTCGATGCATTGACGGAGGATCTGTCAGAAGACGAGAGAAATCGTCTGTTCGTTGGCAATGCAGAACGCTTTTATCGGATCTGA
- a CDS encoding LacI family DNA-binding transcriptional regulator: protein MTESRKPTLRDVARLVGVSEQTVSNVLNDRPNVRPEMRERVLKGAVALNYRVNMLARSLKTSQSTLIALIFPSVTNPIYAEVADVVSRAAMRQGYSIVLANSGRDPRVEAQLVETALDHRVAGILLSSIDPTGGSGRRALAVGVPCIQILNRDPVWTGEYFGANNVLGARDAVAWLIAHGHRKIGHLRGLASFVGEERLRGYRDALTGAGLAFDPTLVEAGQFSRAGGGEACAVLLDRHPDMTALFCASDLMAYGALDELSSRGLSAPADLSVVGFDDTSFSSLAAISLTTVRFDIEGLASAAVDRLIARIEGRLPAGTEPATEIFECGLVVRNSTAPLRHIRRTD, encoded by the coding sequence GTGACGGAGAGTCGTAAGCCGACCTTGCGCGATGTCGCGCGTCTCGTCGGCGTGTCAGAGCAGACCGTTTCCAATGTTCTAAACGACCGCCCGAATGTGCGCCCCGAGATGCGGGAGCGCGTGCTGAAGGGTGCGGTCGCACTGAACTACCGCGTCAACATGCTGGCCCGATCGCTCAAGACCAGCCAATCCACGCTGATTGCGCTGATCTTTCCGTCGGTGACGAACCCGATCTACGCCGAAGTGGCGGATGTCGTCAGCCGGGCCGCGATGCGTCAGGGCTATTCCATCGTCCTGGCCAATTCGGGGCGCGATCCCCGCGTCGAGGCGCAACTAGTCGAAACGGCGCTCGATCATCGCGTGGCGGGCATCCTGCTTTCGTCGATCGATCCGACCGGCGGTTCCGGCCGGCGGGCCCTCGCCGTCGGTGTGCCCTGCATCCAGATACTGAACCGCGACCCCGTATGGACGGGAGAATATTTCGGGGCAAACAACGTGCTCGGCGCGCGTGACGCGGTCGCCTGGCTGATCGCGCATGGGCATCGCAAGATCGGCCATTTGCGAGGCCTCGCATCTTTCGTCGGAGAGGAGCGGCTGCGGGGCTATCGTGACGCCCTGACCGGCGCTGGTCTTGCCTTTGATCCAACCTTGGTGGAGGCGGGGCAATTCAGCCGTGCCGGCGGCGGCGAGGCCTGTGCGGTCTTGCTCGACAGGCATCCCGATATGACCGCACTGTTCTGCGCCTCGGACCTTATGGCCTATGGCGCGCTGGACGAGCTTTCCAGTCGAGGATTGAGCGCGCCGGCGGATCTGTCGGTGGTCGGCTTCGACGACACGTCCTTTTCTTCGCTCGCCGCGATCTCCCTCACGACCGTGCGCTTTGACATCGAGGGCCTCGCCTCGGCGGCCGTCGATCGGCTGATCGCGCGCATCGAGGGCCGGCTTCCGGCTGGCACGGAGCCCGCGACCGAGATTTTCGAGTGCGGGCTCGTAGTGCGAAACAGCACCGCGCCGCTGCGACACATCCGGAGGACTGATTGA